The Halichondria panicea chromosome 10, odHalPani1.1, whole genome shotgun sequence region TGAGGATGACACCAAACACACAGTGGACACTCTTTTGCGTCCTCAACTGGAGCTAAAAGGCCTCACTGTGTTTGTGGACAGAGATAATCTTCGTCCTGGGGACAAATGGCGATCTGAGATTACCTCCGCCATCAAAACCTGCAAAGCCTTCGTTGTTGTGCTCACTAAACGCTACGTGAGGTCCTTGTACTGCAATGGAGAGTTTTACGAAGCAGAAGCTCTTGGCAAGCGTATGTTCCCAGTGGTGTGCGAGAAGGGATGGGAAAAGGTACCTGGAGGTGCTTCTGTGACGGAGATAGTGAAGGAGGTTCAGTATGTCTCTCTAGTGGCAGAGGACAGCGAGACACAGCTGACAGATTTGGTCCAAAGTATCAAAACGTCAGTCAGTGGATAAACTGTGCGAGTATACATATGATTCTAAGTAGGTATAGATAGATCTATTGTTTTGTTAGCAAACTTATACTTCTTGTTCTTAGCCTATAGACATGTAGATCTTGCTAGGTAGATCTTGTTAGCtaactgctgtattatttatagattttgtacatgtatatgtagatCTTGACTATAAGAGTGTTGTTGcttggcctataattatatatcgtAGAAAGTAGATTATTAGCACATGCGCtcatggggtcaatagcagagctctatagtctcatgaatcaacGACCGTCTCTTTGAACTTTTTTTGGCCAGATCGAAATTCCGACCTGACCGATCAGATTAACAATTATAGGAAATAAAAAAGAAGCGTATGCGTTCTACATGTCGGACGCATTTATAGCAGGCGcttgtatataccgtatatatagtgcgaaattttcgaggcacttatatttcgttgaatggcctctaaaagcattttgttgcacaatgttcgtggaatgactgcttaccggaagccacgcctttaatctttgcacattatagcagataatttaattaaagaacaattttcgtggacttaatttttgtgtaggattgctaacccacgaaatccgcgaaaaataagcccctcgaaaattttgcgctatacggtagttggcTATTGTTAGCCAGTCAAGGAGCTATATAGTAGGTTGAGTTGACTGCACTAGCTATAGGCCTGTGCAACACTTTTCTTTCATTTAGCAATGTTCTTGGAGCAAGCTAATTCATGCATAGCTGCTAGTCAAGCGTTTGCGTTGATCTTTGCTGCGTTGCACGATAATACATTCTTCTGGTTAATGACACTAACGTATTAAATGACATTTCATTGTGCAATGACCTTCCTTCAGACTAAACTGCTCATACAGTCTCTTtcctaggaagggcggctgattcatgagactaagcTCTACGCTTATATTCGATAATGTGCCTTcaatgcagtcattttcgagccccacccagtaaccggatgtctctgtacATGTGACAGAGATGACTTGATAGTTTTATAGTCTCTGGTCCAGCCCATGCAGAGGAGTAGGAAAATGTTTTTGTAAGGGGGTGCTTTACAAATCTGGGGATGCCCCCGGAACATTTTGGCATTCTACATTCCCGCAGATTAATTTTGAGCAAATTTGATATTTATAAAATTATCAGTATCAAAATTTAAATTGGATTAATTGTTctgctattattatactttaAATCTGTTAAGTGGGTAtgaatatacaataaaaaaagATTGCATTGTGTCATTGTACTTCGGAGGAATGTTTCAATCTTTGCAGTGAAGAAAACGAACGTTCGGCAGTTAGACAGCATGCCTATTAATTTTTAGGATCCAATTACACTTAATCTATAATAGTCTAGCTACCCTCTTTTAGTAGCTGTTCATGGAGACTTACCATTGATGTCAAAAATGAGAGGACACTTGCTTGTTGCAGATTCGCAATGTGCTTGCTCTTTATAAGAGATATATTATACGATGTGGTTCATCtagctgacctttgtactgtgtacgtaactatgcataatagctagctgttctgaacttcatggaggcaagtaggtaaggtagcttgagataagggggtagtctcgaatacccgcctcaacctaaaagcttgagctggtcaaactcacatatgaactttgttctgcacagtcagcaaagtcaagtggggctacacgcccacaagcatagtgataaagccacaagccaccgcatgttagggacagaacatacacagagggctatatcagacagtgtatcaattaaggccggctaggagttgaaagcctacgagaaaaacactgagcttgaagccatcattgcacagagctagagggccATGAAACCATGGTCGACGGTCACATTATATTCACATAAATGAGCATTTAGGCTGTTAATTTCGACAAGGTGTTCCAAAGGTCCTGTTGCTAGTCTGGAGAGTTCTAGTATCACATCCTTACAACTCTCTCGATGAGTTTTCCTACGTCGCCTTCTGTCAGGGGCTAACTTCTTTCTACTAGTAACAATCCATGCTCCGTGGcggttagctataatgatattcatgtagactataattttattcatgttgtggtcaattaaatgtccaagaaattcctggacacacttgaaccaaacctcaatgtgagtttgaccagactcaagcttttaggttgaggcgggtattcgagactaataagggggtgctccagcaccctgagcacccgtgcttcctacgccactgccaTGCTTTAGAAAAACCTCTGGTCAAGTTCCTATgtcaaaacataattattagctgttGAAAATACAGGCCTAGGGGTGGGGGTTTTTGGAGCTCAAAGGAGGCTGGAACTAGAATGTTACTAATGCCAAAACTTTTCTTGTaggctagtttttagtgtctgtataacattattttgtagGGGGGTCAAACTCAAATTTACTCGTAAGCATGCAGAGATGCAAGTCTTGAGGCCTGCTGTAGATCAGTTCAGATTAACAGATGGTGAAAAGAGTGATGTATGTTTAATTGGAATGGGTACTGCTTTTCCAACAAACCTTGGCATGCAACGTATAGGGCACTACTGGATATTGTGCTGAAGCtgaataaaataaaaataccgtatagcgcaaaattttcgaggcacttatatttcgtggattggcctctaaaaaccatttcgttgcacaatgttcgcggaatgactgcttaccggaagccacgcctttaaatatttgcacgaaagcaggtaattctaattaaagaacgcttttcgtggacttaattttcgtatagaattctaacccacgaaatccgcgaaaattaagcccctcgaacattttgcgctatacggtactcttTTTTGCGCCCTCAATTGGAACAAGAAGGTCTCACTGTGTTTGTGGACAGATCTAGAGATGGCATTCGTCCTGGGGACAGATGGCGATCTGAGATTGCCTCCACCATCCACACCTGCAAATCTTTTGTTTGTGTGCTCACTCAACGCTACGTAAGGTCCGTGTACTGCAATGGAGAGCTGTACGAAGCAGTAGCTCTTAAGAAATGCATGTTCCCATGCagtggtgtgtgaggagggTTGGGGAGATGTGCCTGCATGGAGGTGCTCCTGTGATAGAGGTGGTACGGGGCATTCTGTATGTCTCACTAGTGGCAGAGAACAGCGAGACACAACTGACAAGACTGGTGCAAAGTACTATTAAAGGTCAGTCAGTGCACACATTCTCATAGTGCATGTTACTGTTCCAACATATAGCTTATTTTGAAGTACATTGATGATATTGAATTCATTTTGCACTGAGAAACTGTAGCACCTTTATATCACCTGTTGCAGTAGCTCCAGGAATCTACCCACCGATCATGCTGGTAAGATGATGCTATATTTACTTGTTATTGTTGGTGCAAAATGTGTTATTATCCCTCATGCAGCAGGCCCATCGTCCTctgtaatggaagatgtgtgtaagaagactggagtgagTGATCAATAACTCAATCAAGAAATCCCTGagagtgacatcattctaatcGCAGAGAAATTTTCTAACCTACTGAGCCGTGCACAAGGTATATGCAGTACTCTAAATCATAATATCAAACGTATCCTTATTATCCTGGCATTTGTGCGAGGGGAGCAAAATTTAATGTTGTACGTGTAAAAAATTAAGGGGTGTGAGATGACATGTATCTagcattactataattatactgccctCTATTAAGAATATTGTTCACCAGAACCACTCAATTGTATACCCATCGAGTTTATTCTAGAAGTTATTTCCGAGGGGACCAAATGAACCCTGTTGATTGTTGTATTTGTACAGGTTTTGACAATTGACGATCTACAACATGTTTACGAGAAACTACACACTGCACAAAGTGCCAGCCCTCACTGGTTCAATCTGGGATTGGCTCTAGGTTTAACTAATCCTGTTCTCACCAACATCGATAGCAAGCATCGTGGCGATAATGTGTCGTCTTTACGTGCAATGTTGGCTGAGCTTCTGAATACGAAAGATGTAACATGGAGTCTCCTGACAGATAGTGTCAAAAAGTCCACAGTGGATCTCAAAAATTTGGCTGATAGCGTCACAGGTAACCATTTTCAGTGTTCATGCATTTGaccttgtgtgtgtttaattATAAATGCTCTGATATAAACTATCATGAAAATGTACACGTCCGCTGTCATTTTAGTGATGCCTTTTCCTTTGCATTCAGCCACAACTCCTAACCTGCTCAATCGACTCAACCTCACCCAAGCCGACCTCGGTGCCGGTGATGTAACTGATGCCACACATCGTTATGGCAATCAAGCTGGAGTGGCTCATGCATTGAGAGCGTGGCAAAGAGTGAATCCTTCCAGAGCTACCTTCAGGGCCTTGGTGGAAATTGCCATAGAACTGAGAATAGGCACTGCTGTAGACATTTGTAGATTTATTATAAGTAACTGAACAAAGATTTATTTGCCATGGGACTGAGAAGAGGAGACACTGTTGTAGATATTATTTTGTATGCTGTAGACATTTGTAGATCATTGTAAGGAACTGAACAaagaaaataatatttaacattTTGTTTTTTATTCTGAGTCTGTGATGTGTGCTTTTTTCAACACACATCTGATGTTAGGAGCAATGTTAGGGAATTACccctacatgattgtatacagGGGTGGGGCATGTACATCTAGGGGTTTTCCCGGCTGAGCTCAAACAAACTTCACTTGAATTTCCTTCGTTTATCTCTGCTTCACTGCTCTGGCTCCGGCTCCTGCTTACCAAGGCCAATGCAAGGAGTATATTGTGCGTGATATCAATAGCTAAGGTACGTTGAAAAAtgctgcataataattatagtacatgtacagagtgCCATAGATCCTCGGCCTCTACTATATATCTGTGGTAGTGCTATACTGTACGTACTATACACAGAATaaattcttataattatagatctagcaaTATTAATCAAATCCCCATATTCCTGTAGACGATGGAATCACTGGAATATAAAGCCATCAGCAGCTGCAGAGAGGAGCTGGCTAGTCTACTCTCCACTTGTCTTGAAGAAGTGACTGGTCCGTTACGCCAGAGCGAAGCACTAACTGACAAACGATACAAGACTGTCATCGGACTCGAAGATGGCGCCGGTGCTGTTATGCTTATCAAGGATTTCTTGGTCTTCACCAAAACTTCCCCATTGCATTGTTATGTTGAATTCATGACAGCATTCTTATGTCGCGGCTGAAACACGAAGGCCTCACTGTGTTTGTTGGCGAACGTAGCATTCGGCCTGGGGACAAATGGCCATTTGAGATTTCTTCCGCCATCAAAATCTGCAAAGCATTTGTCGTTATGCTCACTAAGGAATACATGAAGTCCGTGTACTGCAATGGAGAGCTGTACGAAGCAGAAGCTCTTGGCAAGCGTTTGTTCCCAGTGGTGTGTGAGGATGGTTGGGGAGATGTGCCTGGAGGTGCTCCTGTGATTGAGGTGTTGAAGGTCTTTCAGGATGTGTCTCTAGTGAAAGGAAATAAGGAGAAGCAACTAACAAGACTGGTCCATAGTATCAAAGGTCAGTCAGTAATGAATCTCAGAAATTAGTGTGCCACCATCTTAATCGAAGTATACTGTTACTAAGCGGTATTTCGTTTGCAGGAGCTGTGGCACCTTTATCGCCTTTATCACCTGTTGCCGTAGCTCCAGATTCACCTAA contains the following coding sequences:
- the LOC135342757 gene encoding uncharacterized protein LOC135342757, encoding MSRLKHEGLTVFVGERSIRPGDKWPFEISSAIKICKAFVVMLTKEYMKSVYCNGELYEAEALGKRLFPVVCEDGWGDVPGGAPVIEVLKVFQDVSLVKGNKEKQLTRLVHSIKGAVAPLSPLSPVAVAPDSPNLPTDHADGATSERKQSLIADAKFVAWKEKLGPKLSLEFRQYDLILVAGLLDKVEPYLDQFGLTDGEKSDVRASALLNGTQVGMGAAFSTWKSHQPWQATYGALLDIVFRLNKVKVALGLCEFLDQLQC